The following are encoded in a window of Gossypium raimondii isolate GPD5lz chromosome 13, ASM2569854v1, whole genome shotgun sequence genomic DNA:
- the LOC105783962 gene encoding uncharacterized protein LOC105783962 isoform X2, which translates to MIGTGKIKQYANVLDKPLGKGKQEVSLSAFAFLFSELVQYNQTQVDNISELETRLEDAGYAVGARVLELLCQRDKGNRRETRLLGILSFVHSTVWKVLFGKVADSLEKGTEHEDEYMISEKELLVNRFISIPKDMGTFHCGAFVAGIVKGQQRPRTTILIKFAEEVLRREARLG; encoded by the exons ATGATCGGAACCGGGAAGATTAAGCAGTATGCCAACGTCCTCGACAAGCCCCTCGGCAAGGGAAAACAAGAG GTTAGCTTAAGTGCGTTTGCTTTCTTGTTTTCGGAGCTTGTTCAGTACAATCAAACACAGGTTGATAACATTTCTGAATTAGAAACAAG GCTGGAGGATGCGGGTTACGCGGTTGGGGCTCGAGTTCTGGAACTTTTATGTCAAAGGGATAAG GGAAATAGAAGAGAGACCCGATTGTTGGGTATTTTATCTTTTGTGCACAGCACTGTGTGGAAGGTGTTATTTGGAAAG GTGGCTGACTCACTTGAGAAGGGCACTGAACATGAAGATGAGTACATGATTAGTGAGAAGGAACTCCTAGTGAACAG GTTTATTTCAATTCCAAAAGACATGGGGACATTTCATTGTGGGGCATTTGTTGCCGGGATAGTGAAA GGTCAGCAAAGACCTCGAACAACTATTTTGATAAAGTTTGCTGAAGAG GTATTGCGGAGAGAAGCAAGGTTAGGTTGA
- the LOC105783962 gene encoding uncharacterized protein LOC105783962 isoform X1 yields MIGTGKIKQYANVLDKPLGKGKQEVSLSAFAFLFSELVQYNQTQVDNISELETRLEDAGYAVGARVLELLCQRDKGNRRETRLLGILSFVHSTVWKVLFGKVADSLEKGTEHEDEYMISEKELLVNRFISIPKDMGTFHCGAFVAGIVKGVLENAGFPAVVTAHFVPVQGQQRPRTTILIKFAEEVLRREARLG; encoded by the exons ATGATCGGAACCGGGAAGATTAAGCAGTATGCCAACGTCCTCGACAAGCCCCTCGGCAAGGGAAAACAAGAG GTTAGCTTAAGTGCGTTTGCTTTCTTGTTTTCGGAGCTTGTTCAGTACAATCAAACACAGGTTGATAACATTTCTGAATTAGAAACAAG GCTGGAGGATGCGGGTTACGCGGTTGGGGCTCGAGTTCTGGAACTTTTATGTCAAAGGGATAAG GGAAATAGAAGAGAGACCCGATTGTTGGGTATTTTATCTTTTGTGCACAGCACTGTGTGGAAGGTGTTATTTGGAAAG GTGGCTGACTCACTTGAGAAGGGCACTGAACATGAAGATGAGTACATGATTAGTGAGAAGGAACTCCTAGTGAACAG GTTTATTTCAATTCCAAAAGACATGGGGACATTTCATTGTGGGGCATTTGTTGCCGGGATAGTGAAA GGTGTTTTGGAGAATGCAGGATTTCCGGCAGTTGTAACAGCTCATTTTGTTCCTGTACAGGGTCAGCAAAGACCTCGAACAACTATTTTGATAAAGTTTGCTGAAGAG GTATTGCGGAGAGAAGCAAGGTTAGGTTGA
- the LOC105782136 gene encoding 40S ribosomal protein S12-2, with amino-acid sequence MSGEEVAVAPTEVAAAIGEPMDINAALPLVIRKSKAHGGLARGLHEAAKAIEKHNAHLCVLADDCDQPDYVKLVKALCADHNVKVLRAPSAKTLGEWAGLCKIDSEGKARKVVGCSCVVVKDYGEQHEAVEVVQQHKD; translated from the exons ATGTCGGG AGAGGAAGTTGCAGTTGCCCCAACTGAGGTTGCTGCTGCCATTGGTGAGCCAATGGACATCAACGCAGCCTTGCCTCTTGTGATTAGGAAGTCCAAAGCTCATGGTGGGCTTGCACGCGGTTTACACGAAGCTGCCAAGGCAATTGAAAAGCACAATGCACATCTttgtgttttagctgatgattGTGACCAGCCAGATTATGTTAAACTGGTCAAGGCACTCTGTGCTGATCACAATGTTAAAGTGCTACGTGCACCTAGTGCAAAAACTCTGGGCGAGTGGGCTGGT TTGTGTAAGATCGATTCCGAGGGAAAGGCAAGGAAGGTAGTTGGCTGTTCTTGTGTAGTTGTCAAG GATTATGGTGAGCAACACGAGGCTGTGGAAGTTGTTCAGCAGCACAAGGATTAA
- the LOC105782135 gene encoding uncharacterized protein LOC105782135, with the protein MKLQFFLRSPSHQTLTVTLESTQSLTLRQLKSSLLPNPQSLSSFYFTLNGKPLSDSTLLPNPQISHLSTLFLLPRVFGGGGDGGATGAESRDCYLKMYAVKKPDKVDPNERRLGKWLNCALSNEPLREPCVIDKLGNIFNKEALVEALLGKKLPKEFRHVKGLKDMINVKLSMIPGKQSDAADGATFQCPITGLEFNGKYKFFALRNCGHVVSAKALKEVKSSACLVCHKEFVESDKMVINGSEEEMAALRERMEEEKSKIVKEKKKRGIDVVDGKKDCGKLEGNEKLENGKKLNNGGVKKFRATDVAPANATKEVYASLFTSSKKSDFKETFTCRSLPLGRN; encoded by the coding sequence ATGaagcttcaattttttctcCGATCCCCAAGTCACCAAACCCTGACCGTAACCCTAGAATCCACCCAATCCCTAACCCTTCGCCAACTCAAATCCTCTCTCCTTCCGAACCCACAATCCTTGTCCTCCTTCTACTTCACCCTCAATGGAAAACCCCTCTCTGATTCCACCCTTCTCCCAAACCCCCAGATTTCCCATCTTTCAACCCTTTTTCTCCTCCCCCGCGTCTTCGGTGGCGGAGGCGATGGCGGCGCCACTGGAGCCGAGTCCCGCGACTGTTATCTCAAGATGTACGCTGTCAAAAAGCCCGATAAAGTCGACCCCAACGAGAGAAGGCTTGGTAAGTGGCTCAATTGTGCCTTATCTAATGAACCTTTAAGAGAACCTTGCGTGATTGATAAATTAGGGAATATTTTCAATAAGGAAGCTCTTGTTGAAGCTTTGTTGGGTAAGAAATTGCCCAAAGAGTTTAGACATGTAAAGGGTTTGAAAGATATGATTAATGTTAAGTTGTCGATGATTCCCGGCAAGCAATCTGATGCTGCTGATGGTGCTACGTTTCAGTGCCCCATAACCGGGCTCGAATTCAATGGGAAGTATAAGTTTTTTGCGTTGAGGAATTGTGGGCATGTTGTTAGTGCTAAGGCTTTGAAAGAGGTTAAGTCATCTGCGTGTTTGGTTTGTCATAAGGAGTTTGTGGAGTCTGATAAGATGGTGATTAATGGAAGTGAGGAGGAGATGGCAGCCTTGAGGGAGAGGATGGAGGAAGAGAAATCGAAAATAgtgaaggagaagaagaagaggggaaTCGATGTTGTGGATGGGAAAAAAGATTGTGGTAAGTTGGAAGGGAATGAAAAGCTTGAGAATGGGAAGAAATTGAATAATGGTGGGGTGAAGAAGTTTCGAGCTACGGATGTGGCACCAGCTAATGCAACAAAAGAAGTTTATGCTTCCCTATTTACTTCTTCAAAGAAGTCGGATTTTAAGGAAACTTTTACATGTAGATCACTCCCACTTGGTCGAAATTGA